Proteins from a single region of Chanodichthys erythropterus isolate Z2021 chromosome 13, ASM2448905v1, whole genome shotgun sequence:
- the arhgef9a gene encoding rho guanine nucleotide exchange factor 9 isoform X4 — MRANVINEIMSTERHYIKHLKDICEGYLRQCKKRRDMFNDDQLKVIFGNIEDIYRFQLSFVRDLEKQFNTEEPHLSEIGPCFLEHQDGFWIYSEYCNNHVDACMELTRLMRDARYQHFFEACRLVQQMIDIAIDGYLLTPVQKICKYPLQLAELLKYTVQEHSDYRYVAAALAVMRNVTQQINERKRRLENIDKIAQWQASVLDWEGEDILDRSSELVYTGEMSWIYQPYGRSQTRIFFLFDHQMVLCKKDLIRRDILYYKGRIEMDRYEVIDAIDGRDDDFNVSVKNAFKLANKDTDEIHLFLPKKLEEKIRWLRAFQEERKMVQEDEKIGFEISEYQKRQAALTVRRVTKQKGVGRSVPPAYPPPLDPMNPGQYLLPDGYGQADGYEYEPKRSTSPFWQNFSRLAPFKK; from the exons GGGTATCTCCGTCAGTGTAAAAAGAGGCGAGACATGTTTAATGATGACCAGCTGAAAGTGATATTTGGAAATATCGAAGACATTTACAGATTCCAGTTAAGCTTTGTCAGAGACCTGGAGAAACAGTTTAACACGGAAGAACCACATCTCAGTGAGATCGGACCCTGCTTTTTGGAACAC caAGATGGATTCTGGATCTACTCGGAATACTGTAACAACCACGTTGACGCCTGCATGGAGCTCACACGTCTCATGCGAGACGCACGATACCAGCACTTCTTTGAAGCATGTCGATTGGTCCAGCAGATGATCGACATCGCCATTGACGGCTACCTGCTCACTCCAGTCCAGAAAATCTGCAAATACCCTCTACAGCTGGCAGAGTTACTGAAATACACAGTACAAGAACACAG TGATTATCGGTACGTGGCTGCTGCGCTAGCTGTAATGAGAAATGTCACTCAGCAAATCAACGAACGCAAACGAAGGCTTGAGAACATTGACAAAATCGCCCAATGGCAGGCCTCTGTACTGGACTGGGAG gGTGAGGATATTCTGGACAGGAGCTCAGAGCTTGTGTACACTGGGGAGATGTCCTGGATATATCAACCATATGGACGCAGCCAAACCAGAATCTTCTTCCTTTTCGATCATCAGATGGTTCTCTGCAAGAAG GATCTCATTCGCCGTGATATTCTGTACTATAAGGGTCGGATTGAAATGGATCGATATGAGGTCATTGACGCAATCGACGGCCGAGATGATGATTTTAACGTTAGCGTGAAGAATGCATTCAAACTGGCCAACAAAGACACAGATGAGATCCATCTGTTCTTGCCCAAAAAGCTGGAGGAGAAAATCCGTTGGCTTCGGGCGTTTCAAGAGGAAAGAAAGATGGTCCAGGAAGATGAGAAGATTG GGTTTGAAATCTCTGAGTATCAGAAGAGGCAAGCCGCCTTGACCGTTAGGAGAGTCACCAAACAGAAAG GTGTGGGCCGGTCGGTCCCCCCAGCGTACCCACCACCTTTGGACCCCATGAACCCCGGGCAGTACCTTCTCCCTGACGGCTACGGGCAGGCAGATGGATATGAATACGAGCCCAAACGCAGCACATCACCCTTCTGGCAGAACTTCAGTCGGTTAGCTCCCTTTAAAAAATAG
- the gab3 gene encoding GRB2-associated-binding protein 3 isoform X2, with product MSGNPDVLEYYRSKSSRKPIRTIDLQECEVTIEAEVRPTKRQYQNQHLFVVKTTTRIFYLLAKTAEEMNIWVQNIGQICTFGGLNRHAESMDSLNHTPSSQQPSPALSPHVSLVANQETVTIDSHAVLDRTSESEISPPLDYLFLSQCETGTKSIVRCDSISNSERSFEQSSSEYTEDVFSPTPRIDSSPFLLAGVSEPPFSAPCGPLSLSSSLSSCLSSPISLRRPPDIFRFDRPFCVTSDPQTPPPLPPKPTHLSDHPSNDDTGRNQTQPALLPRRTSLSGIDHFRKGEFDNAGRHWNKRLSLNLPIFLNTTVTENHCEDSYVPMASPPISCSNVTSDGYIPMSPSTLPVSLLTNGKTELPSPSNPDLEPPPVDRNLKPKRPKKVRPPPLDLRGLSTISECPFHVPLTRTMTEPSTLLQCVPLDRRRGWGSEQEGSITPTDCRQMLFPACDSTPWMRPSQLDYLSLDFNSASPSPVQKKPLLADEYRVDYVQVDEKKTQALQSTKMEWKDVRQSKA from the exons ATGAGCGGGAATCCTGACGTTTTGGAATATTACCGTAGCAAGAGCTCCCGGAAACCAATCAGAACCATTGACCTGCAGGAGTGTGAGGTCACCATTGAGGCAGAGGTACGGCCCACTAAACGTCAGTACCAAAATCAACACCTGTTTGTGGTCAAGACCACCACACGCATCTTTTACCTACTGGCCAAAACAGCTGAAGAGATGAACATCTGGGTACAAAACATTGGACAGATTTGTACGTTTGGAGGACTGAACAGACATGCAG AATCAATGGACAGTCTAAATCACACTCCCTCTTCCCAGCAGCCATCTCCAGCACTCTCTCCTCATGTTTCTCTTGTGGCCAATCAGGAAACAGTTACCATCGACAGCCACGCTGTCCTAGACAGGACTAGCGAATCAGAGATCAGCCCTCCACTTGACTACCTCTTCCTCTCTCAGTGTGAAACCGGTACAAAGAGCATTGTCAG GTGTGACAGCATCTCTAACTCTGAACGCTCCTTTGAGCAGAGCTCGTCTGAGTACACAGAGGATGTTTTTAGCCCCACCCCACGCATTGACTCCTCCCCTTTTCTTTTGGCTGGGGTGTCCGAGCCCCCGTTCAGTGCTCCCTGTGgtccactctctctctcttcctctctttcgTCCTGCCTCTCATCTCCTATCTCTCTACGCCGTCCCCCGGACATTTTCAGATTCGACCGACCCTTCTGTGTGACATCAGACCCACAGACGCCTCCTCCCCTCCCACCCAAACCCACACACCTGTCCGATCACCCCAGTAACGATGATACCGGCCGTAATCAAACACAACCTGCTCTCCTTCCTCGCAGGACGTCACTTTCAGGAATAGACCACTTTAGGAAAG GAGAGTTTGACAATGCTGGAAGACACTGGAACAAACGTCTAAGCCTCAACCTG CCGATATTTCTGAATACCACAGTTACTGAAAACCACTGTGAGGATTCATATGTGCCCATGGCCTCCCCACCAATCAGCTGCTCTAATGTCACTTCAGACGGCTACATACCCATGAGTCCCTCCACCCTGCCTGTCTCCCTACTGACCAACGGCAAAACAGAGCTGCCCTCACCTTCGAATCCCGACCTTGAGCCTCCTCCAGTCGACCGCAACCTTAAACCAAAAAGACCAAAAAAGG TTCGACCGCCACCTTTAGACCTACGGGGCCTGTCCACAATTTCTGAATGTCCATTCCATGTTCCTCTTACACGCACAATGACAGAACCCAG CACATTACTACAGTGTGTTCCTTTGGACAGGCGGCGGGGATGGGGCTCTGAACAGGAAGGGAGCATCACGCCAACG GACTGTCGGCAGATGCTGTTCCCAGCTTGTGATTCTACCCCCTGGATGAGGCCTTCTCAGCTGGATTACTTGTCACTTGACTTCAACTCTGCCTCCCCCTCACCTGTCCAGAAG AAACCGCTGCTGGCAGACGAGTACAGGGTGGATTACGTGCAGGTAGACGAGAAGAAGACGCAGGCTTTACAAAGCACCAAGATGGAGTGGAAGGATGTCCGTCAGTCAAAAGCCTAA
- the gab3 gene encoding GRB2-associated-binding protein 3 isoform X1, protein MSADDVVCTGWLIKSPPEKKLKRFSWRKRWFVLRRGRMSGNPDVLEYYRSKSSRKPIRTIDLQECEVTIEAEVRPTKRQYQNQHLFVVKTTTRIFYLLAKTAEEMNIWVQNIGQICTFGGLNRHAESMDSLNHTPSSQQPSPALSPHVSLVANQETVTIDSHAVLDRTSESEISPPLDYLFLSQCETGTKSIVRCDSISNSERSFEQSSSEYTEDVFSPTPRIDSSPFLLAGVSEPPFSAPCGPLSLSSSLSSCLSSPISLRRPPDIFRFDRPFCVTSDPQTPPPLPPKPTHLSDHPSNDDTGRNQTQPALLPRRTSLSGIDHFRKGEFDNAGRHWNKRLSLNLPIFLNTTVTENHCEDSYVPMASPPISCSNVTSDGYIPMSPSTLPVSLLTNGKTELPSPSNPDLEPPPVDRNLKPKRPKKVRPPPLDLRGLSTISECPFHVPLTRTMTEPSTLLQCVPLDRRRGWGSEQEGSITPTDCRQMLFPACDSTPWMRPSQLDYLSLDFNSASPSPVQKKPLLADEYRVDYVQVDEKKTQALQSTKMEWKDVRQSKA, encoded by the exons tcaTGGCGAAAGCGATGGTTTGTTTTGCGGAGGGGTCGGATGAGCGGGAATCCTGACGTTTTGGAATATTACCGTAGCAAGAGCTCCCGGAAACCAATCAGAACCATTGACCTGCAGGAGTGTGAGGTCACCATTGAGGCAGAGGTACGGCCCACTAAACGTCAGTACCAAAATCAACACCTGTTTGTGGTCAAGACCACCACACGCATCTTTTACCTACTGGCCAAAACAGCTGAAGAGATGAACATCTGGGTACAAAACATTGGACAGATTTGTACGTTTGGAGGACTGAACAGACATGCAG AATCAATGGACAGTCTAAATCACACTCCCTCTTCCCAGCAGCCATCTCCAGCACTCTCTCCTCATGTTTCTCTTGTGGCCAATCAGGAAACAGTTACCATCGACAGCCACGCTGTCCTAGACAGGACTAGCGAATCAGAGATCAGCCCTCCACTTGACTACCTCTTCCTCTCTCAGTGTGAAACCGGTACAAAGAGCATTGTCAG GTGTGACAGCATCTCTAACTCTGAACGCTCCTTTGAGCAGAGCTCGTCTGAGTACACAGAGGATGTTTTTAGCCCCACCCCACGCATTGACTCCTCCCCTTTTCTTTTGGCTGGGGTGTCCGAGCCCCCGTTCAGTGCTCCCTGTGgtccactctctctctcttcctctctttcgTCCTGCCTCTCATCTCCTATCTCTCTACGCCGTCCCCCGGACATTTTCAGATTCGACCGACCCTTCTGTGTGACATCAGACCCACAGACGCCTCCTCCCCTCCCACCCAAACCCACACACCTGTCCGATCACCCCAGTAACGATGATACCGGCCGTAATCAAACACAACCTGCTCTCCTTCCTCGCAGGACGTCACTTTCAGGAATAGACCACTTTAGGAAAG GAGAGTTTGACAATGCTGGAAGACACTGGAACAAACGTCTAAGCCTCAACCTG CCGATATTTCTGAATACCACAGTTACTGAAAACCACTGTGAGGATTCATATGTGCCCATGGCCTCCCCACCAATCAGCTGCTCTAATGTCACTTCAGACGGCTACATACCCATGAGTCCCTCCACCCTGCCTGTCTCCCTACTGACCAACGGCAAAACAGAGCTGCCCTCACCTTCGAATCCCGACCTTGAGCCTCCTCCAGTCGACCGCAACCTTAAACCAAAAAGACCAAAAAAGG TTCGACCGCCACCTTTAGACCTACGGGGCCTGTCCACAATTTCTGAATGTCCATTCCATGTTCCTCTTACACGCACAATGACAGAACCCAG CACATTACTACAGTGTGTTCCTTTGGACAGGCGGCGGGGATGGGGCTCTGAACAGGAAGGGAGCATCACGCCAACG GACTGTCGGCAGATGCTGTTCCCAGCTTGTGATTCTACCCCCTGGATGAGGCCTTCTCAGCTGGATTACTTGTCACTTGACTTCAACTCTGCCTCCCCCTCACCTGTCCAGAAG AAACCGCTGCTGGCAGACGAGTACAGGGTGGATTACGTGCAGGTAGACGAGAAGAAGACGCAGGCTTTACAAAGCACCAAGATGGAGTGGAAGGATGTCCGTCAGTCAAAAGCCTAA